The sequence TGGAACCATCAAAGCTGAAAGAGCCATAGAACCACTCATACAGAGTTTGAGTGATCCTAATAAATGGGTTAGAAGAGAAACCTCGGGAGCTCTTGCCAACATAGGTGATCCTGCTGTTGAACCCCTGATAAACGTTTTAAATCATGGTGATTGGCGTGTTAGAGGAGGAGCAGCATGGGCCCTTGGTAAAATAGGAAACAAAAAGGCTGTGGATCCACTTATAAAATCCATGAAGGATGAGAGTGGATTTGTTAGGGGAGGCGCAGCATGGGCTTTAAGTAGAGTTGGGGATGAAAAAGCTGAGGAACCCCTTAAAGAGGCCTTAAATGATAAGAGTAGTTTCGTAAGAAGGGTAGCTGAGAATTATCTGAAAAAGGTTTAATCTCAAACCGGTCCATAGGTTAATTGAACATGCTAAAACATACTATAGCCTATGAATACCCTAAAATATTTATTCTGATTAATTTTTAGGAACCTTATTTTTTTAAAACCAGACCATCTAACCCCTGGATGAATCTGTGCTGTGAATTAGAGTTCGATAGAAATGATCCTATAAAAAAATTGAGGTTTAACATGGAAACACACGGAGGTGTTTAATTGAAAGTTAGTGTTATTGGTGCATCAGGAAAAGTTGGTAAAACAGCTGCATTCTGTTTGGCCGAAGAAAATCTCGTGGATGAACTTGTACTTATAGCAAGGGAAAAAAGTATTGATAAGGTGGAAGGTGAAGCCCTTGATATGTACGATGCCCTTGCTGCAAAGGATGTTAATGTTTCAATAACCCCATCATGTGATTTAAAAGATATAAGGGATTCGGATGTTGTGGTGCTCAGCGCTGGAATTCCAAGAAGTTCAGGCATGACAAGGATGGATGTTGCTGTTCCAAATGCAAAGATAGTTGCAGAGTACTCGAGAGCCGTTGCAAGATATGCTCCAGACTCCGTGCTCCTCGTTGTAACCAATCCCGTTGATGTGATGACTTATATAGCTTTTAAGGCCTCTGGTTTTGATAAAAACAAAGTTTTTGGTCTGGGTAATCATCTCGACTCCCTGAGGCTTAAGAATCAGATAGCCAAACACTTCAACATCCACGTGAGTGAAATACATACAAGAGTTGTTGGGGAACATGGAAACCACATGGTTCCACTCATAAGTTCAACATCCATTGGAGGAATACTCTTGAAGTACTTCTCCAAGTACGATTCATTTGACATTGCAAGAACCATAGAGAAGGTAAAAAGTGCAGGCGAGTACGTTATAAGTAAAAAAGGTGCGACTGAGTATGGACCCGCCTACGCTGTATCCAACATCGTTAACATCATCCTGAACGATGAAAAGAAGATACTGACAGTCAGCGCCTACCTTGAAGGTGAGATAGAGGGCGTTCCAGATGTCTGTCTGGGTGTTCCTGTTAAACTTGGAAAGGATGGCATCAGGAGAATAATACCAATAAAAATGAGTGAAGAAGAGAAGGTTGCATTCTTAGAGGCTGCAAAATTCGTTAAGGAATCAACCAACGAAGTTCTGGACTGCCTGGATGAGGATTTTTGATACTTCAAATCCTTTTTTTATAACAACATAAAACAAATACCATATCATATACATCTTATTTTTTTGAAAAATCTGTCAAAATATAAACAAACCTATTTTAACATTTCAAATTATTTTAAAAAATTTTTAAAAAGGATACAATGAAAGAGGGAATATTTATAAATAGAGAAAATTAGGGTTTGAATGACTCAATTTTAGGGTAGGTTTCCTTTCCTCCGGCCAAGCCCTCTCAAACCATTAGAAACTATTTATAAGTTAGTTCTCCTCTGTTACATTACTGGTATTGTTTGTGTTGGTATGTGTGGTATTTTTCTTGGTTGTTGTTGATGTCTTTGTGGTGTAACTAGATTTATCATTATCATTTGAAGTAATGCCAGTATCTCCAGAATCATTTGTTGTGTTGTTTGATATGTTGAGGGTCATGTTACCTGTATTCTGGGATAAACCAAAGAGGTAGCTCACGCCTGCAACCAAAATTATTACTACTGCTATTAGAGCAATCGTTGTTTTTTCCATAATTAAACCTCCTTCATCGGTACGGTGCTGTGGGAAAAATAGGAACATTATGTATTATTATATTTTTTTTATATTACTCTCTATTTATCTATTCCCATTTTTTTTAAATTTTAGAATATTGTGTACATAAATATATATTAAACTATCGTGAAGATGGAAGGATCCAAAAAGGATCATATGCCCATGAAGAGTTCTCTGGAGTTCAAAAAGGAATCCAGATCAAAATTTAAGTCTGAATCTTTCAGTACAGCCCATTAGAAAAAAAGTTTATATAATCGTTCAGTTATAATATAATCAAAGGTCTAAATTCTGAACATTGTACAAAAATTTTCAATTAAATAAAATATGTTTTAGAAACGATGCCATCCCGCAAATTTTCGGAAACTCGTTTCCTCTATATTTATATAATACGCTTTTCAAATAGTATCAAGCTAAAAAAAACTTGACAAAGATACATGAAACAAGCACACCGACAGAGGGCATTGAAATGACAACAATAGGAATTTTAGACTTACAGGGAGACGTTTCTGAACATTTAGAAATCACAAAAAGAACTTTAGATAAGATGGGTGTTGAAGCCCGTGTCTCAAAGGTGAAGACAGCATCTGAAGTCGCAGAATGTGATGGAATAATCATCTCTGGAGGAGAAAGCACCGTTATCGGTAAATTAATGAAGGAAACCG is a genomic window of Methanobacterium congolense containing:
- a CDS encoding HEAT repeat domain-containing protein; translation: MERENSVKRLIDTLKDDDELVQLQAMGLLEEVGEPAVDPLIEALDNEDKNIRKGAVRVLGTIKAERAIEPLIQSLSDPNKWVRRETSGALANIGDPAVEPLINVLNHGDWRVRGGAAWALGKIGNKKAVDPLIKSMKDESGFVRGGAAWALSRVGDEKAEEPLKEALNDKSSFVRRVAENYLKKV
- a CDS encoding malate dehydrogenase, coding for MKVSVIGASGKVGKTAAFCLAEENLVDELVLIAREKSIDKVEGEALDMYDALAAKDVNVSITPSCDLKDIRDSDVVVLSAGIPRSSGMTRMDVAVPNAKIVAEYSRAVARYAPDSVLLVVTNPVDVMTYIAFKASGFDKNKVFGLGNHLDSLRLKNQIAKHFNIHVSEIHTRVVGEHGNHMVPLISSTSIGGILLKYFSKYDSFDIARTIEKVKSAGEYVISKKGATEYGPAYAVSNIVNIILNDEKKILTVSAYLEGEIEGVPDVCLGVPVKLGKDGIRRIIPIKMSEEEKVAFLEAAKFVKESTNEVLDCLDEDF